A single Octopus bimaculoides isolate UCB-OBI-ISO-001 unplaced genomic scaffold, ASM119413v2 Scaffold_216731, whole genome shotgun sequence DNA region contains:
- the LOC106882545 gene encoding apolipophorins: MTYITITDSSSNVFTIYSNGKVTAADSEVQLPFTKYYTHIYREGDTYILENKRGYNIRFNPKIELITLEISGWFFSRVGGLFGSYNNEQFDDMVPNNALRRRSLEEFVNSWTEERGCRSRDVAIQHDVKDSYFCSEIFLDSISPFRHCFKQVNYFRK; this comes from the exons ATGACATACATAACGATCACAGACTCAAGCTCAAATGTTTTTACTATTTATTCCAATGGCAAG GTCACTGCTGCAGACTCTGAGGTTCAACTGCCATTCactaaatattacacacacatttaccgaGAAGGCGACACTTATATCCTTGAAAACAAACGAGGCTACAACATCAGGTTCAACCCTAAGATTGAACTCATCACCCTCGAGATCAGTGGGTGGTTCTTCAGTCGAGTCGGAGGTCTGTTCGGTTCTTACAACAACGAACAATTCGATGACATGGTTCCGAATAATGCGTTGCGTAGAAGGAGCCTGGAAGAGTTTGTCAATTCTTGGACAGAGGAAAGAGGCTGCAGATCCCGAGATGTCGCAATTCAGCACGATGTGAAGGACAGCTACTTTTGTTCGGAAATATTCTTGGACTCTATTTCA